In Balaenoptera acutorostrata chromosome 3, mBalAcu1.1, whole genome shotgun sequence, the genomic stretch AGCCTCCCTCGCCAGGAACTCTCCCTGGTGTTTACTCTGCGAACAGATACTTTTTTAGAAAATAGGAAGCATTTTTAGCTTTTTCCACCCCGCATCCCACGCCCCCTTTCCTCTAATTGCCATGTAGCAGACATGAGGTTGAAGGATAAGCCAGGCCAGCGAGGATGATGTGCTacagtatttatttactttgcgAGGAAGGCTGTAATCAGCCCTAAATAACAGCCCTCGCGGCGTGCAGAGGGGAGCCTCCTGGCCCTATCAAAGGCCGGCCGAACGGGGCCGGACTGCGGCTGACATAAGTCGCAGATACCGAAACTATGTGCCTGATAATGATATAATTAGGGGATCAGAGGTTTCTGACTGCTGCGGACTTCAAAAGCTTTGGAAGAAGCCCTTAGTCTCTCCTGTAGCCGTCCGGACTGAAGCAGACATTTTTGTTTAATCACCGCATACAGTAACTAGAAAGGGGGGCAGACAGAAGAGCATTGTTCCCTCTTTCAAAATACCAGTCCCCTCCTGGCCTTCCACGTGCCACAGGAAGAAACTTTATGAAACGGCAGAAATAGAGTTTTAATACAGTAACACAAAAGTCCATTCAACTTGCTCAAATGTggctccaattaaaaaaaaaaagttgttagaGCTTTCCTAGTTACCTGTCAAAATTTTATTAGACTGTTTTAGGTCACTGAAAATATAGCCTTTCAAATAGGCTCTCGTAAACATTGAAGCAGCATTCTGCTGtattcagctttctttttttctgcacgAGGTCTGAAGTGACTGGGATCAAAACTGActtttaatctgttttatgtctactttcaatctgtatgtggaAATTGTCAGACTTAGGGATCTGCAGTCATCACCACTTAAGACCGGTGAGCTTTATGCGAAAGAGCGAGCAAGCTGGGAAAGAGGAGTAAAAGAACTTCTGCAAAGCCGGCTTCTGACTGGAAGGTCCTACTTACTGGAGAAGGGACCTGGGCCCAGACCAGGAAAGCAGCAAGACAGGACAGGAGCAAGACCTCCGGCTTTGCGTGGTGGCACTCAGGTTGCCAAAGATCTGTGTTTAGTTGGCTGGTTTTTTAGACCTGAAGCATTAGCAGACGCTGCTGAAAGCTGAGCGTTTGGTCTGGTGGCCTGGAATTTGGACAGATAGTTAAATGAGACCTCTTACTCAGGCATTCacgggaggagggaggaagaaaggcgAGGCTGGGAAGAGGTTTGTAAAGCGGTAGTGCCCCGTGTTGGTGTTGGTGTTCAATTTCAGGGCGGCGGTTTCTGTAACCAGGCCGAACTTCAGATGAGGAAGCCGGGGAGAGGTGTGTACCCGAGTTCAGTTCACAGCAGCTTCGGCCGTGGCAGGTGACAGTGGCCGCGGTCCACCGGGTCAGATAGCGTGTGAGCGAGCGCTCCCAGAGCCAGATTATTTCAACGAGAAGTTGACGTGGAAGCCTCAGCTCTTGCACTGTGACTTGCAACTCACAAACTAAGTTTTATAAAGGAAACTTTTAATCACTTCCTGTAGAAAAATTTGAGGTTTCCTTAAGGATTTTTCATTCAACCAGCAGAGGCTTTTCAGTTTCAATGTTTCCCCTTTTAGATCCCATGTTGAATTACACATAAAACTGGggagtctggggtgggggggtgggggggtagtgAGCCTTGCAGTTTtaccccctcctccctgctcccagttTTATGCCTTTCCATTTGGGCTGAAAGAAATTGACTTTGGCAAGCAAACCACTAATTGTAAACTGCCTAGTTCCTGTTTTACAATATACTGACTAAAAGCTCCCCTGCATGCGTAGATCTTTATAGGCAAAGTTTGCCTTTTCTAGAGAGGTTGCAAATAGCTACCcagtttcatagttttcagaCCCCCTGACCAGAGCAACTTCTAGATTGCTGTGTTTCTAGTTAGTAGCTTTATGAGGTGTTAGCTAAAGCTCTTACATCTCGGTGCAGCCCTTTGAGGTAGTAACCAATTCAGCAGCTGCGATCAAATACTTAACTGACAGAATCTAAAAGCCTAGCATTTCATGTTGTACGGTCACGtgggattaaatgagtaaataatgtAATTTACCTTACGGTAGGAGAAATTATGGTGATGATTATTTTGCTTCAGAAACAAGAgtgttatttttcattatttgctAACTTATATCCTAAATTGAACTTTTCTCTGCTACGTGGATTAATACATTTCTAAGATGATATTTCCCTGGCTTGGGATTCAAGCACCGGCTTGCACAAAGGGCTTTCCCCGTCCACGTGGACTGCCCTTCGAAGCCCTCAGCTGAATGTTCTCTAAAGTGAGTGTCTTCGAGGTTGCGGGTTTAGCAGTTGCTTGAGTGGACGCCTCATCTGGTCTCTGAAGCAGTTTGATGCAGTCTCCCCTTGTTTTCAGGTGAAATCAGGTGCTACTGCGACGCCGCCCACTGCGTGGCTACCGGTTATATGTGTAAATCTGAGCTGAGCGCCTGCTTCTCCAGACTTCTTGATCCTCAGAACACAAATTCCCCTCTCACGCATGGCTGCCTGGACTCTCTCGCGAGCACAGCAGACGTCTGCCAAGCCAGACAGGTCCACAACCACTCTGGCAGCACTGCGCCCACGCTGGAGTGCTGCCACGAGGACATGTGCAATTACAGGGGGCTGCAGGACGTCCTCGCCCCTCCCAAGGGGGAGGCCTCAGGTAGGGAGAAGCCCTCTGACCGAACCCTTGCCTGGTCTCTAGGCTTGTGACAGCCATGACTTGGCCTGCCTGCTACTGATTTTGTTGTTAATGTAATTAGGGATAGCAGAGGGAGAAGCATGGCTGGGTGCAAAGGGGCATCTCTACTGGGTAGCTTTCGTGTCTGCGCGAGCGTTAGATGTCTGTCTGCATCATAGGTTTTGCCTGTTTTTCCAACATTTTGAAGCCACTAAGAGACCATTACTAATCAGTAATGACAGTTCGCAAACGAATGTTTTTGGAAGCTTCTCTGCCACACCGGCGACATTCCTGTTCTAAGTGTTGATCGAATTGTAAGCTTCTCTTTAATGGGGTGCCCCGTTGAAAACTCGCGAATATCTCCAGGAGGGCTTGATCATTTTGCTTGTGTCCCTTTAGGACAAGGGAACAGGCACCAGCACGACGGGAGCAGAAACCTCATGACCAAAGTGCAGGAGCTGACGTCCTCCAAAGACCTGTGGTTCCGGGCGGCGGTGATCGCCGTTCCCATCGCCGGGGGGCTCATCCTGGTGTTGCTGGTTATGCTGGCCTTGAGGATGCTGCAGAGCGAGAGCAGGAGGCTGCAGGACCAGCGGCAGCAGATGCTGTCCCGCCTGCACTACAGCCTTCACGGACACCGCTCCAAAACGGGGCAGGTGGCAAAGCTGGACTTGGAGCGCATGGTGCCCGTGACCGGCCACGAGAACTGCTGTCTGACCTGCGACAAGATGAGACAGGCCGACCTCAGCCACGACCGGATCCTGTCGCTTGTGCACTGGGGCATGTACAGTGGGCACGGGAAGCTGGAGTTCGTATGACGGGGTCTCCCGGAACTCGACTTCTGGGACCCTTTGAGTTCTGCTGGACGGGAGCACTTTATCTGAAGAGAAACAAACTCGCGTCATGACCTTCGAGAGATAGAATGACCTCTGCAAACAGAATCTTGGATATTTCTTCTGAAGGATTATTTGCACAGACTTAAGTACAGACAAAATGTATTATTtgctttaaaagtataaaaagcaaagagaagactCTGTACACTGTTACCAGGGTTATTTGCATCCAGAGGGAGCTGGAATCGAGTACCTAAATAAAAGAAAGTGTGCTCTATGTAAGCTCCTACATCTTGATTTATCATAgagagtaaaaaatatatatatatatatatatatatatatttttttgtctgaAATTTAGCGGTGTCTTgttataaattaaaaactaagcGGGAAAGGTAAGGAACTACATGTTAATTATACAAACGAAGACCTATCATTGCCCAGAGCAGGATCTCAACTATAGATTTTGgcttaacttttttatttttatttttttttaaacaagaccaAGATCTCGTTTGTTCTTACATGGCACGTGTGTCAGTGTCTTACCCACAATTTTTTATTAAGATAATGCTGGTTTTTAACTTTCATCTAATAGAAATCAGAAACTTACTTATACCAGGTCagatatcactgatgaatttcTGAAGTTGCCTTAGCAAAGAGTGGTATTTATCAACTTGATCTAGGTGCTCTGGAATACGTTTTTAAATGTGTCTACCTccaatcaaaaaaggaaaaaagcttactaaatgaaactttttttttggtaaagttaGTCACTGTCTACTTTTACTTCTTAATTCATCAGTTTATTCTGTCTCAAACCTAATTAAATATTTTGGACCCCAAATTAGCCAAACATGATTGTACCATGTTCCTAGTTTTTAAGCCTTCCTTCCACacagtgttattattttttttttacttctcaatCTTTAGAAAGATTTTCAAGAGTGAACGTTATATATCGAGATTTAAATAACAATTTCCTCCCCAAATGattcttttattaatataatcAAATAGACTTGATTTTAGCCACTAACACACTATATAACAGTGTTTCCACTCCTGGAGGACTTCGGCAATATAGCCCAGCCTGAATTTAAACCCATGccacatttgtttactttttccccCCAGATAGGTCTTTGTTATCTTAAATGTGAGAATaatttgtaggttcttttctcaattcttttgtatatttgaaacttttgcttaaaaattaacatatagcCTGCATATTTGAGTACATGTGGGGTTTTCTTTCACAAATGTTAAAggattttttgcatttttttctgggATATTTTATGATCAGTATAATTTGGGTCCCTTAAGAAGACAGGTGCAGTCGCCCAGTTGATGGAAGAATCTAAGTTGAAATGACTAGTCTAAAAATGAATACCTAGGTTATTTAGTAACTAATGGACCACAGCCCCAAACAAATTAGGCTATGGAATAAATATGCGTTTTAATAAATGGCATTCGTATTGTGCTTTTTGAGATTGACAATTCTTGCACGCATGACTTACAATTTATAAAAGGTATTAAGTTTTATgtgtgccaattttttttttttttttttttttatttatttatttatttttggctgtgttgggtcttcggttcgtgcgagggctttctccagttgcggcaagcgggggccactcttcatcgcggtgcggggaccgcccttcatcgcggtgcgcgggcctttctctatcgcggcccctcccgtcgcggggcacaggctccagaggcgcaggctcagcaattgtggctcacgggcccagctgctccgtggcatgtgggatcttcccagaccagggctcgaacccgtgtcccctgcattagcaggcagattctcaaccgctgcgccaccagggaagcccttatgtgTGCCAATTTTTGAGGGAGCCAAAGAATTTTGGGGCCTAACTCTCCAAACCTAAGAGAAGAGAATGGATCAAAATGGCCAGTGGGTGAAATTTCCACCCTCACCGCCTCTTCCAAGCTTTAGATCAAATTACAGTAATTTTGTAGCCTGAAGGTTGAAAGACTTCTTGCCCCTTCTGCATTCTCATGTCGGGGAGCGAGTCGTGCAAGTCTCATGATTCTGAAGTGGCCTCTTCCCTTGCTTGCCCTGCTCTTATTCTTTATAAACCCCATTTCTTCCAAATACCAGTTAACTAGGAACTCAGGAGTTCATTAGGAAATAAATAGAACAGTGAAGGATTGAAATTTATACTCTTGGAAAGAAACACTTTGAAATCAGTGAATTCCGTCCTCCAGGAAGGCCTGGGTCTGGGCTGGTGCTAAGATCACGGAAGTTTAGTGGCAGGTGAATACAAAGTGTCTCCACGTGGTTCTGTTTGGGCTGAGCTGCTTCCTGTTCATTCTTCCGGAAAGGAGGCTGTTTACACCTCCCTGTTGGTGGGACGGTGGCTCTGTGTTCAGGGTGTCCTCAAGTTGTAGCCACGTAATAGGCGGGGCCTGTCTCTTTCCGTAATAACAAACCCTCTCCCTTTGCTATCTCCTTATTTAGTATTTGTACATGTTCTTGCCACCAGTTTTAAAGTCGGATCTGCACATAACTTGGACTTCTGACGAAAATATTGCAGGTTTCTCCACTTTGATTTTTCTAAGAACTAAATATAGTGTCTACTTTTGGTTCCCTACGAGAGTGTAGAGATTGCCAAGAGCGGAGATAAAGGACCCTTCATGAAATAATGACCTAGCTGATTCGGTGATGTAAGGATGGTGATGGATTTGTTTGTCTTTCCCTCATAGAGATGTTTGCCATTACTCTGAGGTGTCAGGACACGGCTGGCCTTACCGGGAACGGTCCTTGTTTAATATTGACCTAGAACTCCCCCCAAAAGTAATTTTCCCTTTCTAAGTGGAAATTTGCCCAAACCAGagacaaatgggaccaaatttgCCATGATGTTTCTGTATGTACACCCCTTAAACATTCTGCCCCTTTTGAAAAAATCGATCTGTCCGTGGTTACATCTTTTACGTGATTTTTCCTCCCTTATTTTGAATGTCTCAGAGGCTTCCTAGAAATTGACTGGTGTGTCTCTAATTTCTGCTGAactgattttattaaaaacactGCACCATAGGGGGTTTGACCTCCCTCCTAAAATACCAAACATGTCTGCTTTAGAAAATCACAAAGCTCTCCTCTGAAGAGCTTGTAAATCTGGTTTCAATATGGCTTGATTATAGACTAAAAGCTTGAAAGCAGTGGCATCTAGTATCGTGAGTCTGGAACTAGCCTTTTTGGGGCCAGGACAGCTTTTTTTCCTTAGAGCCTCTAATTGTTCCTCTTCTGTGTCTCTTAGCCCAAATAACTTTAAACATACAAAAGCTATGTGGTGTGATGAGGTTGAACTCATCCAAGGTAGCAGCCAAGAGCACTTGGGGGTCTCGCAGCCTGGGTTCCTATGCTCCTCTGTTTCCACTAGACGTGTGAACTTGGGCACATTACTTAGGCTCTTTGGATACTCAGTTCGGTTACCCACACAATGGGGGCAGTAATTACACTTTATGTGATTGTTGGGAGGAGGTGTAGGAGGTGGTATTCCTGCTAATACAAGAGTCTTGGATGAACTCAagtcccccccccaccaccaaatcCTCAAAATTGGAGAACTGGTACCTATTATTTATACagtggatatttttattttactctttagtATTTCAGATCTTTGCATATTTGAGGTTTGCAAGCCCTTCAGTTGCCTGCAGACtggatttaactttttaaatattcacTTTCAATTGACTGCTTTTAGCCTCTCCTAGCTACAAATCATGTTGGTTTGTAATTGTTTCCTTTTGTAATAATCTAGATGGCTACTGAGAAGAACATTTTCACTGTGTGTACCTATTCCGTTGGATAtttggtggcgccgtggttaagaatctgcctgccaatgcaggggacacgggttcgatccctggtccgggaagatcccacatgccacggagcaactaagcacgtgcgccacaactactgagcctgagctctagagcctgcgagccacaactactgagcccgtgtgccacaactcctgagcccgtgagcctagagcctgtgctccacaacaagagaagccactgcaatgagaagcctgcacaccacatcgaagagtagcccctgctcgccgcaactagagaaagcccgcgcagcaacaaagacccaacacagccaaaaataaataaaaataaataaattttttaaaaaagtagacattcttattaaaaaaaaaaaaaaaaaaaggaagttctcTTAGAGTTTCAGCTGCTCCAGGTGGTTCATCCATTGAAAAAACCACAAAAGCCAAGTTAGGTGACAGAGTGTGTCAGAATTGCTTGAACAGTTTGTGTCTGATGCATTCTGAGCAAGTGCTACTATCAATTACAATTTGCCCCATAGGTGTTCCCGACAAAATACAGTGGTTCCACTGCTTTGGAGGACTTTGTGAATTTTTGGGGGGGGCACCCTACTTAGTAAACAATCTACTTAATTTCCCTGGATGAAGTTAATTTAGTTAGTTACTCTGTGGGTCACagtcatcatgagaaaaataACTGCTGCAACACCAACTCACTCCCTTCCTTCCACCCAATTCATTCTGTGGATGTTGCCCTCAGTCTGCtgacaaaaaaaaacagaccctCGGTCTGAGAATTTGAGATCCAATGcaataatgaaattaaatgcTCTTTCAAGTTTTGACAACTCTTTATTTGAGGTACAGTTTTAGACTAACCACAACCTTAGAGCCTCTAATTGTTAATCTGCTAACACTGCACGGTTCCGCAGTGCGGTGGTATCGTTCACTTGTCTGCCATTCCAGAAATTTGGAGATAGAATTGGGAAGGGGGACAGAGCTGAGTTTAACCAGATAGTAGGGTTTACTTGCAGCAAGGCAGCACTTTTCCAGTGGTTCTGCTTTGTAGCCTTTAGAAGTTTTTGTTACTAGGGGAGGGCTACCGACCTTACAGCTGCAAACGTTCCCCTTTATGTGAACATGAACGGGGCTAACCAGATAGGTATTGATGAGCAATCTTGGAGATACTTTGAATGAGCAGTTAGGTAACATCTCAAGGCATTTAAGGAGATTCCTCAAGACTTCAGGGAGATTCCGTCTACCTAGTAGCCAGCGGCCAGATGGCCTCTGGGGGCTATTTCAAAGTGTATTTAGTTGCCTGTATCTTGCAGAGTAGATTGCTATTGGACTAAGCCTGAGCAGAACCCTGGTAAGATGAGTCGATAACTATTTATCACACACCATAAGTATACACACAGGCCATGCCAGCCAAATGGTCTTTGTAATCCTGGAATGATTTTACATTTAACAAATTTCAGGGGGGCGTGTAAGTAGATGTTGGAATTTGTCAGTGATTTGTTTTTAGACACTTGAAGACTATGTTAGTTGTGATGAATTAATCAAGTCAGAGGCTGTCGTGTGGGTTTACTCTGAAAGATCTCACGTTACAAACCTAATGGGACAAAAATTGTGTTAGCAGTCAAAACCAAGAGGAATACAGAAAACTCCTTATCCCTGGTCTCTTCCCCTTGGAATCTCCCTGGGGACTAATGGAGAAACACCACACTTCAAGCCATTTCTGCCTTTTCAAGCATTAGACATTCAGGTGGAAACCTTTTTTACTAAATGCAGTGGATGTAATTTTGATACCATAGACTTTGACTCACTGTTGCCTTGGCAAATGGGGTACTTCTCACCTGGATTTAGGGATTAAACTGTGAACTCCTAGCGGGCAGGAGCTAGCATCAGTCACCTTTGCAGGTTTCCACAATCCAGGGAGAGAGTGAGATGAAGGACAGATCAAGGCTTCTTGTCAACAGGCATCTGAATTTAGACTGTCAGTAAATAAAGAAACATtgtctttctgtttgtttctctacCCCAAACTACTGTTTCCCAgatgtgtaattttttttctatgggAAGCCTAAAGGAAAGCAGATTGCTAGTGAAGGGAGAAACCACTGGGGCGTGGCCCAATCCGCTCAGGCGCCTTTTAACGTTAGCACGGCCTCCAGGTTAATTGAAGGAAACTGATTGTCTCACCAAAAAGTATACCCTCCCCCGccatgaaaccaagagctgtgcTTTCatgttagtatttttaaatatccaagATTTTCATCAAGTATGGTTTCTCTAAGGAGTCAAGAATAAGCGCCTGAGAATTGGGCTCCTTGCAAAGCTCAAGGATCTGGAATCTGCAGGCGGATACACTGTTTCATCTTCAACGGCCTGTCTCAGCCCCGCTGGGGCAACTTTAGcgaattctttttcttctcctggaaATGAGCCTCTGACCAGATGCTGTAATAACAGCAAAGAATAGTCTGCTGTGTCTTTTTATTCAAGGACACACcaaaagttataaataaattacCTGCCCCCTTCAAGCGTTTAGCATTTTCATCTGAAAATGCTTTTACTTCAAAAGTCAAGTGGTTCTGGTGCATCCa encodes the following:
- the BAMBI gene encoding BMP and activin membrane-bound inhibitor homolog isoform X1, which encodes MDRHSSYIFIWLQLELCAMAVLLTKGEIRCYCDAAHCVATGYMCKSELSACFSRLLDPQNTNSPLTHGCLDSLASTADVCQARQVHNHSGSTAPTLECCHEDMCNYRGLQDVLAPPKGEASGQGNRHQHDGSRNLMTKVQELTSSKDLWFRAAVIAVPIAGGLILVLLVMLALRMLQSESRRLQDQRQQMLSRLHYSLHGHRSKTGQVAKLDLERMVPVTGHENCCLTCDKMRQADLSHDRILSLVHWGMYSGHGKLEFV
- the BAMBI gene encoding BMP and activin membrane-bound inhibitor homolog isoform X2: MCKSELSACFSRLLDPQNTNSPLTHGCLDSLASTADVCQARQVHNHSGSTAPTLECCHEDMCNYRGLQDVLAPPKGEASGQGNRHQHDGSRNLMTKVQELTSSKDLWFRAAVIAVPIAGGLILVLLVMLALRMLQSESRRLQDQRQQMLSRLHYSLHGHRSKTGQVAKLDLERMVPVTGHENCCLTCDKMRQADLSHDRILSLVHWGMYSGHGKLEFV